In a single window of the Zea mays cultivar B73 chromosome 5, Zm-B73-REFERENCE-NAM-5.0, whole genome shotgun sequence genome:
- the LOC103627199 gene encoding uncharacterized protein At2g33490, translated as MKSPLRRFRGFGHHHTKEERRGHHQPPPAKLDELVCAAQEVEDMRDCYDGLIAAAAATTNSVYEFSEALEELGGCFLAKTALNGDDDDDSGSRVLMKLGKAQFELQKLVDTYRSNIIYTITTPSESLLKELQTVEEMKQQCDMKRETYEAMRASYTQKGRSRHSKTETYSAEQLQSALAEYQEDAALFIFRLKSLRQGQFHSLLTQASRHHAAQLSFFRRGLNCLEALEPHVKAIAEKQHIDYQFSGLEDDASDNDDYSSYQDDCSDDGELSFDYEINDKDQYFVASSGSMDLDKRDVTNSPQPVKESMQEGVKQTKGNVITPRVKPEINTHSAPILAGNLPDPSERSWQTKPSSAKLSYKLPMPVDDKDPRSAGAQRPHHSQQLESKPRVSANPWHSSPLTKDFRPGGHVKTPPSAEGASAFSQPVSDFKKMKRQFYSGPMASGPGLSMPSSLNDRRSSAAQAQHLVMPGNLQGLFWQPSSASPKVPPKMLGRHPTKSPRISELHELPRPPPASVESLRPSGLVGYSGPLVSKRQTQIPAATARVSPTASRTPSPLPPPPATLTRSYSIPSNSQRIPIVTADRLLEARNSRDGSDIYSPPLTPLSLTDLSQQQGTKTTAGGTRMKGAL; from the exons ATGAAGTCGCCGCTGCGGAGGTTCAGGGGCTTCGGCCACCACCACACCAAGGAGGAGCGGAGGGGCCACCACCAGCCGCCgccggccaagctcgacgagctcGTCTGCGCCGCCCAG GAGGTGGAGGACATGAGAGACTGCTACGATGGCTTGATTGCAGCTGCGGCCGCCACAACAAATAGTGTATATG AGTTTTCCGAGGCTCTTGAGGAACTGGGAGGCTGCTTCCTCGCAAAAACTGCACTAAATGGCGATGACGATGATGATAGCG GTAGTAGAGTGCTCATGAAGCTGGGGAAGGCCCAATTTGAATTACAAAAACTTGTTGATACCTAT CGCTCAAATATCATTTATACTATCACAACCCCATCAGAGTCTCTTCTCAAGGAGCTACAGACTGTCGAG GAAATGAAGCAGCAATGCGACATGAAAAG AGAGACATATGAAGCTATGAGGGCATCCTATACACAAAAAGGAAGGTCAAGGCATTCCAAAACTGAAACATACTCTGCAGAACAACTGCAAAGCGCTCTCGCTGAGTACCAAGAAGACGCAGCGCTGTTCATATTTCGCTTAAAGTCATTGAGGCAAGGGCAATTCCATAGCCTTTTAACACAGGCTTCTCGGCATCATGCCGCTCAG TTAAGCTTTTTCAGGAGAGGGTTGAACTGTCTTGAGGCACTCGAACCTCATGTAAAGGCAATAGCTGAGAAACAGCACATCGACTACCAGTTCAGTGGTCTTGAGGATGATGCATCTGACAACGATGATTACAGCTCCTACCAGGATGATTGCAGTGACGATGGAGAGCTCAGTTTCGACTATGAAATAAACGACAAGGATCAATATTTTGTTGCTTCAAGTGGTTCAATGGAT TTAGACAAAAGAGATGTGACGAATTCCCCGCAGCCAGTAAAAGAAAGCATGCAG GAAGGGGTCAAACAAACCAAGGGAAATGTTATAACTCCGCGAGTGAAGCCAGAGATCAACACACACTCAGCACCCATTCTGGCAGGCAACTTACCGGATCCGTCCGAGAGATCTTGGCAAACGAAGCCATCTTCAGCCAAACTTTCGTACAAGCTTCCAATGCCAGTTGATGACAAGGATCCCAGATCTGCAGGTGCTCAGAGACCACATCATTCACAGCAGCTGGAGAGTAAGCCTCGTGTCTCAGCGAATCCGTGGCATTCGTCTCCACTGACGAAAGACTTCAGGCCGGGTGGCCACGTGAAAACGCCACCAAGTGCGGAGGGGGCCTCGGCGTTCTCCCAGCCGGTCTCTGATTTCAAGAAGATGAAGAGGCAGTTCTATTCTGGTCCAATGGCAAGCGGACCAGGGTTAAGCATGCCATCTTCGCTGAACGATCGCAGATCATCCGCGGCACAAGCACAGCATCTTGTGATGCCAGGAaatttgcaaggcctcttctggcAGCCGTCATCTGCGTCCCCAAAAGTTCCCCCCAAGAtgttggggcggcatccaacgaaATCACCAAGGATCAGCGAGCTGCACGAGCTGCCTAGGCCTCCTCCAGccagcgtggagtccctcaggccTTCTGGTTTGGTCGGCTACTCTGGTCCTCTGGTATCCAAGCGTCAGACTCAGATCCCTGCAGCCACAGCCCGTGTGTCGCCGACAGCGTCACGAACCCCCTCGCCGCTTCCACCGCCGCCTGCTACCCTGACTCGCAGCTACTCCATACCATCAAATAGCCAGAGGATACCGATCGTCACCGCGGACAGATTGTTGGAGGCTAGAAATAGCAGGGACGGCAGCGATATTTATTCGCCGCCACTTACCCCTTTGTCACTGACTGATTTGTCCCAGCAGCAAGGAACGAAAACTACTGCAGGTGGCACAAGGATGAAGG GGGCCTTATGA